One segment of Malassezia restricta chromosome V, complete sequence DNA contains the following:
- a CDS encoding U1 small nuclear ribonucleoprotein C, with amino-acid sequence MGKHYCDYCDVFLTHDSTSVRKAHNCGRNHLQNVREYYASLPPAELQMMADTILREYQARQLPPPMELVAPQLAYRLPPPSHMPNGRAPFMGGMALRPPPGMPPPDFSRPPPSLPPPDFSKPPPTMRGAPP; translated from the coding sequence ATGGGCAAGCATTACTGCGACTACTGTGACGTGTTTCTGACGCACGACTCGACGTCAGTTCGCAAAGCGCACAACTGTGGGCGCAATCACCTGCAGAATGTGCGTGAGTACTAtgcatcgctgccgccTGCGGAGCTGCAGATGATGGCAGACACCATCCTGAGGGAGTACCAGGCTCGTcagctgccgccgccgatggAATTGGTAGCTCCGCAGCTGGCGTACCGTctgccgccgccatcgcACATGCCCAATGGGCGAGCGCCGTtcatgggcggcatggcccTGCGTCCGCCGCCGGGtatgccgccgcccgacTTTTCGCGCCCACCGCCTTCGCTGCCGCCCCCTGATTTTtccaagccgccgccgacgatgcgcggGGCGCCGCCATGA
- a CDS encoding MOB kinase activator 1 — protein sequence MLGVPRPPPQAYMPNRTTEGSRAFQLRRLAESTLGSGNLRVAVRVPDGELLEEWLALHTVDFFNHLNILYGTLTEFCTSRECPVMCAGPRFEYHWQDSSSVKYRRSTRLSAPDYIECLLNWTQAQIDDETLFPTALDASFPPNFVDRIKAMLRRLFRIYAHIYNHHFAQVCALRLEVHLNTSYRHFFLFVSEYQLIDPKEMIPLAEINEAITEENARSM from the exons ATGTTAGG TGTACCGCGGCCTCCGCCACAGGCGTACATGCCGAATCGCACGACGGAGGGAAGCCGTGCCTT TCAACTCCGACGCCTGGCCGAGTCGACGTTGGGCAGCGGCAACCTCCGTGTggcggtgcgtgtgccggacggcgagctgctggaagagTGGCTCGCTCTGCACACGGTGGACTTTTTTAATCACCTGAATATCCTGTATGGCACGCTCACCGAGTTTTGCACGTCGCGCGAGTGCCCCGTCATGTGCGCCGGGCCCCGCTTCGAGTACCACTGGCAGGACTCGAGCTCCGTCAAGTACCGCCGCTCGACCCGTCTGTCAGCACCCGACTACATCGAATGCCTACTCAACTGGACACAAGCACAGATCGATGACGAGACGCTGTTCCCGACCGCGCTGGACGCCTCGTTCCCACCCAACTTTGTGGATCGCATCAAggcgatgctgcgccgcctatTCCGGATCTACGCTCATATATACAACCATCACTTTGCACAGGTgtgtgcgctgcgcctggaAGTGCACCTGAATACGTCGTACCGCCACTTTTTCCTGTTTGTGAGTGAGTACCAGTTGATCGATCCCAAGGAAATGATCCCCCTCGCCGAAATCAACGAAGCCATCACCGAAGAGAATGCGCGATCTATGTAG
- a CDS encoding acetylornithine aminotransferase: MWRPLYQRGVRFSSSYAPCTKYMRATHVEPSVKLDDAVHRYRETTLGTYVRPPIVFSHGRGLDLFATVPGEAQSRRYLDFTGGIAVNALGHADPQVAAIAAEQAAQLVHCSNLYYNTWSGELAHRLASMTREHGGLGLAPQSPPAASGQDVRAFIANSGTEANEAALKFARKAAKGTALVCFQHAFHGRTMGALSVTPNAKYQAPFLPLVGDVRVGTLNDMAQLESLVTEDVAGVIVEPIQGEGGILPAQVEWLTALRQRCTAVGAALIYDEIQCGLFRTGHMWCHSAMPVEAHPDMVTMAKPLANGFPIGAVLMRPHIAHAIAAGDHGTTFGGGPLTCRIAHHVLGRLGEPRMKEHIDSVSTYLFERLERISEAFSDMVSAPRGRGLIVGISMRSAPWAGEVVRLARERGVLFLTAGSDAVRFVPSLIVERAHIDEAMDVLESVLLVLRST; the protein is encoded by the coding sequence ATGTGGCGGCCACTGTACCAGCGCGGTGTGCgcttctcgtcgtcgtatGCGCCCTGCACGAAGTacatgcgcgcgacgcatgtAGAGCCTTCTGTGAAGTTGGATGATGCTGTGCACAGGTACCGCGAAACGAcgctcggcacgtacgTTCGGCCCCCGATCGTGTTTTCCCACGGTCGCGGACTCGACTTGTTTGCCACTGTGCCGGGGGAGGCTCAGTCGAGGCGCTACCTCGACTTCACGGGTGGCATTGCCGTGAATGCGCTTGGGCATGCTGATCCGCAGGTCGCCGCTATCGCTGCAGAgcaggccgcgcagctGGTGCACTGCAGTAATCTGTACTACAATACCTGGAGCGGCGAGTTGGCCCACCGTCTTGCGTCCATGACGCGCGAGCATGGCGGTCTTGGCTTGGCGCCCCAGTCGCCACCTGCTGCATCTGGCCAAGACGTGCGGGCGTTTATTGCCAACAGTGGCACGGAGGCCAACGAGGCGGCCCTCAAATTCGCGCGCAAAGCGGCCAAGGGCACGGCTCTGGTGTGCTTTCAGCATGCGTTCCACGGACGCACGATGGGCGCCTTGTCTGTGACACCCAATGCCAAGTACCAGGCGCCGTTCCTGCCCTTGGTCGGCGATGTACGTGTCGGCACCTTGAATGATATGGCCcagctcgagtcgctcgtgACCGAGGATGTGGCGGGTGTCATTGTCGAGCCGATCCAGGGCGAGGGCGGTATTTTGCCCGCTCAGGTAGAGTGgctcacggcgctgagGCAGCGGTGCACGGCTgtgggcgccgcgctgaTTTACGACGAGATCCAGTGTGGTCTGTTCCGTACAGGGCACATGTGGTGCCACTCTGCGATGCccgtcgaggcgcatcCGGATATGGTCACGATGGCCAAGCCTCTCGCGAATGGCTTCCCTATCGGTGCTGTGCTGATGCGCCCGCACATAGCGCATGCCATTGCCGCAGGCGATCACGGCACCACGTTCGGTGGCGGTCCGCTTACGTGCCGCATTGCGCATCACGTCTTGGGCCGGTTGGGCGAGCCTCGCATGAAGGAGCACATTGACAGTGTATCGACGTACCTctttgagcgccttgagcgcATTTCTGAGGCGTTCAGCGATATGGTGAGCGCCCCTCGCGGGCGTGGCCTTATCGTCGGCATCAGTATGCGCTCTGCGCCTTGGGCGGGCGAAgtcgtgcgcctcgctcggGAACGTGGTGTGCTGTTCCTTACCGCCGGCAgtgacgccgtgcgcttcgtccCGAGTCTGATCGTCGAacgcgcgcacatcgacgaggcgatggatgtgctggagaGTGTTCTACTCGTTCTTCGTTCTACATAG
- a CDS encoding ATP-dependent RNA helicase DDX49/DBP8: MSARAEHFHALGISMPLVRALKMLAITVPTPIQSACIPAILEGRDVIGGAETGSGKTLAFALPILQHLYKDMIGGYAVILTPTRELGVQLHEQFLAVGQGSRMGLKCALVLGGMDMTKQANELGEQRPHIIVATPGRLVDLLTSGAAHEWGLERCRFVVLDEADRLLSPTFAPALAYLFSVLPPAHLRQTLLFTATLTPEIERLTQKTPEPGKLPPLLRKIEMDTSTPASLTQLYTLVPSHMREPYLVHLLHHPPCQKVEVRTDLSDVYRTHKPKLPREEAPAYPLSIIFVARCKSAELLSRMLTELGVPNVSLHSMLPQSTRLHNLHMFRARRVPILISTDVGSRGLDVPDVELVVNWDVPAAWEDYVHRVGRTARKGRPGWAVSFVTEHDVELVQTIEDKIHKTLTEWDMPESQVLERLSHVSAAKRVASMALHDEKFGEQRERNKRKAQASQPRSKKHHVQ; the protein is encoded by the coding sequence ATGTCCGCCAGGGCCGAGCATTTTCATGCGCTGGGCATCAGCatgccgctcgtgcgtgcgctcaaGATGCTAGCGATCACCGTCCCTACGCCCATTCAGTCGGCCTGTATACCCGCTATCTTAGAAGGCCGTGACGTCATTGGAGGCGCAGAGACCGGCTCAGGCAAGACGCTTGCGTTTGCCCTGCCGATCCTGCAGCATCTGTACAAGGACATGATCGGTGGCTACGCGGTCATATTGACGCCTACGCGCGAGCTgggcgtgcagctgcacgagcagTTCCTGGCGGTCGGCCAGGGCAGCCGCATGGGCCTAAAGTGCGCCTTGGTcttgggcggcatggaTATGACGAAGCAAGCGAATGAGCTTGGCGAGCAGCGGCCGCATATCATTGTGGCTACGCCGGGACGACTTGTGGATCTGCTGACGTCgggtgcggcgcatgaaTGGGGCCTAGAGCGATGCCGcttcgtcgtgctggacgaagcgGATCGCCTCCTGTCGCCTACCTTTGCACCTGCACTCGCGTACCTGTTTTCCGTGCTGCCACCCGCCCACCTGCGCCAGACGCTTTTGTTCACGGCGACGCTGACGCCGGAAATCGAGCGGCTGACGCAAAAGACGCCCGAACCCGGcaagctgccgccgctgctccGCAAAATTGAGATGGATACGTCGACGCCTGCGTCACTCACGCAGCTGTACACGCTCGTCCCCTCCCACATGCGGGAGCCTTACCTGGTACACTTGCTGCATCATCCGCCGTGCCAAAAGGTCGAGGTTCGCACGGATCTCTCCGACGTGTACCGCACGCACAAACCCAAGCTGCCCCGCGAGGAGGCGCCGGCCTATCCTCTCAGCATCATTTTCGTGGCTCGGTGCAAGAGTGCCGAGCTCCTGTCTCGCATGCTCACGGAGCTCGGCGTTCCGAACGTGTCCCTGCATTCTATGCTGCCACAGTCGACACGGCTTCACAACTTGCACATGTttcgcgcgcggcgcgtgccgatCCTGATCTCGACGGACGTGGGCAGTCGTGGACTCGACGTCCCGGACGTCGAGCTTGTGGTCAACTGGGATGTGCCGGCGGCTTGGGAAGACTATGTGCATCGCGTGGGACGTACGGCGCGGAAAGGCCGGCCTGGCTGGGCCGTCAGCTTCGTGACGGAgcacgacgtcgagctcgtccagACGATCGAGGACAAGATCCACAAGACACTGACCGAGTGGGACATGCCCGAGTCCCAGGTCCTCGAACGCCTGTCGCACGTCTCGGCCgccaagcgcgtcgcgtccATGGCACTTCATGACGAAAAGTTtggcgagcagcgcgaacGCAATAAGCGCAAGGCGCAGGCGTCCCAGCCTCGGTCCAAGAAACATCATGTACAGTAA
- a CDS encoding cell wall biogenesis protein — protein sequence MTELYAAADFCLIPMGTPTTSVGAYVAECQRVLASMADDGIRYELHGYGTNVEGPISSVWRALQRCHEAVHAMGVERIATDIRLGTRTDKHTESPAWSQGLSENERKRESVRRRLAGLGESCPPAASST from the exons ATGACCGAACTCTATGCTGCTGC CGACTTTTGCT TGATCCCCATGGGCACGCCCACGACGTCCGTTGGTGCCTACGTCGCCGAGTGCCAGCGGGTCCTGGCGAGTATGGCCGATGACGGCATTCGCTACGAGCTGCA CGGCTACGGCACGAATGTCGAAGGCCCCATCTCATCCGTGTGGCGCGCGCTACAGCGATGCCACGAGGCTGTGCACGCCATGGGCGTCGAACGCATCGCCACGGATATTCGACTGGGCACACGGACGGACAAGCACACCGAGTCGCCCGCCTGGTCGCAAGGCCTCTCGGAGAAtgagcgcaagcgcgaAAGTGTACGTCGTCGCTTGGCGGGCCTCGGTGAGTCATGCCCGCCGGCCGCTTCCTCCACATAG